A genomic stretch from Setaria viridis chromosome 1, Setaria_viridis_v4.0, whole genome shotgun sequence includes:
- the LOC117860041 gene encoding protein PSK SIMULATOR 1, whose protein sequence is MGGVCSAGIAGDKSPTELSFRAMGFVVEQEFRAFSASGKNRTAPVEEAAEPELVSDQWSRLSEKGSPPPSTGNKARHSSKEPPHLMRAESGKSKAGKPRRSTSSKAGPSKVSDIGLALGRKSTSGLGKAVEVLDNLSSSMSSLSPGGGFVSAPTTKGNKISILAFEVANTIVKGMSLMQSLSKESLKYLKDTVLLSEGVQRLVSSDMDDLMRIAAADKRQELRVFSREVIRFGNRCKDPQWHNLDRYFSKLESEITPQPELKEMAKADMQRLMTLVRYTGDLYHELHALDRFEQDYRRKLEEEKRSVTFERGDTVQIIRQELKSQRKHVHSLKKKSLWSKILDDVMEKLVDIVHFLHVEIQDTFGHCDGESNESQESRQTLGSAGLSLHYANIISQIDNIVSRSSVPPQSTRDALYQALPPNVKSALRTRLLTSSESEEVPITQIRCSMEKTLQWIVPIANSTARAHHGFGWVGEWANTGNDLSRKQPGQPDVLKIETLFHADKAKTDACILDLVVWLHHLISYSRPNKGGRSPSRSPVRSPAQSSHAAPRSPVSAAASRGAAGLTREDREMLLDVYTRRRNPGKSKSQELSTAARGGGRSALSRNDRLSKSSSSHCPSREQGGRVFPLTPSRSPAVSPVVHFDIDRIKALDVDAMDRTDVQKQP, encoded by the exons ATGGGCGGCGTGTGCTCGGCGGGGATCGCCGGGGACAAGTCGCCGACGGAGCTCTCGTTCCGGGCAATGGGGTtcgtggtggagcaggagttcAGGGCCTTCTCGGCTTCCGGTAAGAACAGGACGGCGCCCGTCGAGGAGGCGGCAGAGCCTGAGCTGGTGAGCGATCAGTGGTCTCGTCTCTCTGAGAagggttcgccgccgccgtccacgggCAACAAGGCTCGTCACTCCTCGAAGGAGCCGCCGCATTTGATGCGTGCCGAGTCGGGGAAGTCTAAGGCCGGAAAACCCAGGAGAAGCACCTCCAGCAAGGCTGGTCCGAGCAAG GTTTCAGATATAGGCTTAGCACTAGGTAGAAAGAGTACCTCTGGACTTGGGAAAGCAGTGGAGGTTCTCGATAATCTGAGTAGCAGCATGTCAAGTTTGAGCCCTGGCGGGGGGTTCGTGTCAGCACCAACAACAAAGGGGAACAAAATCTCAATCCTTGCATTTGAGGTTGCAAACACAATAGTGAAGGGCATGAGCCTCATGCAGTCTTTGTCAAAAGAAAGCTTGAAGTATTTGAAAGACACTGTCCTTCTATCAGAAGGTGTACAACGTTTAGTTTCAAGCGACATGGATGATCTGATGAGGATCGCTGCAGCTGACAAGAG GCAAGAGCTGAGAGTATTTTCACGAGAAGTCATAAGATTTGGGAATCGTTGCAAAGATCCTCAGTGGCACAACCTAGATCGTTATTTCTCCAA GCTAGAGTCAGAAATTACACCCCAACCAGAATTAAAAGAAATGGCAAAAGCAGATATGCAGCGACTGATGACCCTTGTTCGATACACTGGT GATCTCTACCATGAATTACATGCCTTGGATAGGTTTGAGCAAGATTATCGCCGTAAATTGGAGGAAGAGAAAAGATCAGTTACATTTGAAAGAG GGGACACTGTTCAGATTATCAGACAAGAACTGAAGAGCCAGAGGAAGCATGTACATAGTTTGAAGAAAAAGTCTCTTTGGTCTAAGATTCTTGACGAT GTCATGGAGAAGCTTGTAGATATTGTCCACTTCTTACATGTTGAGATTCAAGATACTTTTGGGCATTGTG ATGGCGAGTCAAATGAATCCCAAGAGAGCCGTCAAACGTTAGGCTCTGCTGGCCTCTCTCTTCACTATGCTAATATCATTTCTCAGATTGACAACATT GTTTCCCGAAGCTCTGTCCCCCCTCAAAGTACAAGAGATGCACTCTATCAAGCTCTGCCTCCAAATGTCAAGTCAGCTCTTCGAACAAGATTGCTAACTTCCTCAGAATctgaagag GTTCCAATCACTCAAATCAGATGTTCAATGGAGAAGACGTTGCAGTGGATTGTCCCAATTGCTAATAGTACGGCTAG GGCACACCATGGATTCGGATGGGTTGGTGAGTGGGCAAACACGGG GAACGATCTGTCACGAAAACAGCCTGGCCAGCCCGACGTACTGAAGATCGAGACCCTCTTTCACGCAGACAAGGCGAAGACAGACGCATGCATTCTGGACCTGGTGGTGTGGCTGCACCATCTCATCAGCTACAGCAGGCCAAACAAGGGAGGCAGGTCACCGAGCCGATCCCCCGTCCGTTCCCCAGCGCAGTCGAGCCACGCGGCCCCACGATCGCCTGTCTCAGCCGCAGCGTCCAGGGGGGCTGCTGGTCTCACCCGAGAAGACCGCGAGATGCTGCTGGACGTGTACACACGGCGACGCAACCCCGGGAAGAGCAAGAGCCAGGAGCTGTCGACGGCAGCACGCGGAGGTGGCAGGTCTGCGCTGAGCAGGAACGACAGGCTgagcaagagcagcagcagccactgcCCGTCGCGGGAGCAAGGCGGCAGGGTGTTCCCCCTGACGCCGAGCAGGTCGCCCGCCGTGTCGCCGGTTGTTCACTTCGACATCGACCGGATCAAGGCGCTGGACGTGGACGCGATGGACAGAACCGATGTTCAGAAGCAGCCGTGA
- the LOC117844412 gene encoding uncharacterized protein, with protein sequence MVEARTEGAGQPRPHPTWRTRRPIIFLPSLRPLPWTPKPAPRSQHKARPTNPSGAPHQPPPPFATTQAAPMPASPSHPSPAPATPSSAVATPRRRRRLLPSKPNHQHSPPSLAPASPFSFFPPSSPSPFHRFLPSPLRASAVPFSWEHRPGIPKTPARNRPSSSSKSKALPLPPSLLARSCAGGSDPYASVVPAEYAAAAMDTHPSDRAGRLRGWRVRRGRRQSPRLGDALAEWLSMLSLYRSCKRAAACFAAKAKSPAA encoded by the coding sequence ATGGTCGAGGCACGCACGGAAGGAGCCGGGCAGCCACGTCCGCATCCCACTTGGCGTACGCGGCGTCCTATAATATTCCTTCCCTCGCTCCGTCCCCTCCCCTGGACGCCCAAACCCGCGCCGCGCTCGCAGCATAAAGCCCGACCGACCAACCCCAGCGGCGCAccccaccagccaccaccaccattcgCCACCACACAGGCCGCCCCGATGCCCGCCTCCCCGTCGcatccctcgccggcgccggcgacgccctcctccgccgtcgccacgccccgccgccgccggcgcctcctcccgTCCAAGCCCAACCATCAGCACTCGCCGCCGTCCCTGGCGCCGGCCTCCCCGTTCTCCTTCTTCCCGCCGTCGTCTCCGTCGCCGTTCCACCGGTTCCTCCCCTCTCCGCTGCGCGCCTCCGCCGTGCCCTTCTCGTGGGAGCACCGCCCGGGCATCCCCAAGACGCCCGCCCGGAACcgcccgtcctcctcctccaagagCAAggcgctcccgctcccgccgtcgcTGCTCGCCAGGTCCTGCGCCGGCGGCTCCGACCCCTACGCCTCCGTCGTCCCCGCCgagtacgccgccgccgcgatggacACCCACCCTTCGGACCGCGCGGGGCGCCTGCGGGGGTGGAGGGtgcgccggggccggcggcagtCCCCGCGGCTGGGCGACGCCCTCGCCGAGTGGCTATCCATGCTCAGCCTCTACCGCTCCTGcaagcgcgccgccgcctgcttcgcCGCCAAGGCTAAGTCGCCGGCCGCCTGA